The DNA segment CCTGGCTCTTGGTGGCAGCGTTGATAATGCCATCGTTGTTGATGATTACAAAATTCTTAACGAAGACGGTTTGCGCTATGACGACGAGTTCGTCAAGCACAAGGTTTTGGACGCGATTGGCGACCTGTATCTGTTGGGCAACAGCCTGATTGGTGAGTTTCGCGGCGTGAAATCCGGCCACGACCTGAATAATCGCCTGCTGCGCCTTCTTATTTCAGAGCAAGACGCGTGGGAAGTTGTCACCTTTGATGACGAAGCCAATGCTCCGATTTCTTACGTCAAACCTGTATTAGCCAGCGCCTGAGGCGCCATCGTCAGTCGCGAACGTGACTGGCGAGCTTTTCCAGAATCTCGCGCAACGCTTTGTCATTTGTGTTTCCGGCTTCTTCTTTGAGGAGCTGGGCGTTTTCTTTACTCAATGGCAGCTTTTTGGCCATCGCCTTGTCCTGAAAACGCGGCGGTACAACCTTTACTTTCAGCTTCCAGACAAAGCGAAATAACTCCAGATTGCGCGCAGCAGCCATAATGTCATGCTGGCGAAAGCGAATCTGGCTGGCTTTAGGCCCGCTGTCTGCTGCCAGAACAAGTTCGCCCTCACGACAGCTCACGAAACGCGTACCTGACTGCAACGACGGCGGCAACTCAGCCAGCAGCGTCTGCTCAGCAAGCCGGTGTTGCTCGGCCCGCGCTACCAGTTTGCGCAAGCCAGCCGGCCCGGAGAAAGGGTCAAAAGTCATTTTCTGTTCATTTTTTGGCTTCATTGCGGCCTGAGTACTCGACTGAGCTGTAAACCATTGGGTACACTTACTTTTCTTTTTCTTTTTTAGGTGAGTGCCCCGACTATTCATAACCAGTGTAACCGCTGGCAGGTGCTTTAAACATCCGTTTGCGATCCACTGCAGTAATCACACATTATGACGACAAACACTGCTTCGGATTCGCTCCCGCCTCCAGTCATCATACTGAATCGCCGTCTTTTACTCGCCTTGCTGATTTTTGCTCTGGTGCTAACAGCCATTGCTAGCTGGGCTGGCTACACGCTGGCAGTGGCGAAAATTGGAGTTGAAACGCCAGTCAGTGCCGAGTTAGTTGTACGCTGGCAGGTACGCTTGCAGGAGCAGAAGGCTGCACTGACCCAGGTTGAAACAGACGTGCAACATCAGGTCGATGTTATGACGTTGCGCCTGGGCGCGATGCAGGGCCGCCTGTTGCGGCTGGACGTTTTGGGGCAACGATTTGTCGAAAGTGGACTGGTGAACAACGAAGAGTTTGATTTTAGCGCTCCGGCGCCAGTGGGCGGCCCCAAAGTGCTATTGCCGCCAGAGTCTTACAGCGTGCCGAGCCTAAGCGAGATGATTGAGCGCTTGGAGCGCCGCTTAGACAATCGCGAGCAGCAGTTGCGTTTGCTGGACAAGCTGGCCTGGCGGCAAAAACTGGATGATGAACGTTTTGTTGAGGGCCGTCCCATTATCTGGGGTTGGCTGTCATCCGAATATGGTTATCGCACGGATCCGTTCAGCGGCAAACGCACTTGGCATGGCGGCGTCGATTTGGCAGGCAAAGATGGCAGTGACATTGTCGCGGTGGCCGCGGGCGTTGTTACTTGGGCTGGCAAGCGTCATGGCTATGGCAACTTGGTGGAAATCGCCCATGGCGATGGTCTGGTTACCCGCTATGCCCATGCCAAAGCCGTGAGTGTAAAAATCGGTGACTTGGTCCAGAAAGCCCAGGTGGTGGCGCTGATGGGCAGTACCGGCAGGTCTACCGGGCCCCACGTGCATTTTGAAGTACTGAAACATGGCCGCACGACAGATCCGGTGAAGTACATGGCGCGGGCCAGCCATTAGAAAATCCTGTAACGCACATGTGATAGGCAGCGCCGAATTGTCGGCTGGCGTTGTTGTCACCGGCTGTGGCTTTTGCCCCGCCGCTAAATAAAGGTAGAATGCCGGCTTCCTCCGTTTAATCAAAGAAGCATTGGTCTATGTTCACAAAGCTTGCAACGAAAGTATTCGGTAGTAAGAACGCCAGGGAAGTCAAGCGAATGCGCAAGATTGCCGTGCGTATTAATGAACTTGAAGAGCAATTTGGCAGCCTGACCGACAGCGAGTTGCAGGGAAAAACCACAGAGTTCCGTGAGCGCCTGCAAAAAGGCGAAAGTCTAGACGAGCTAATGCCCGAGGCGTTTGCTTGCGTGCGCGAAGCCAGTGGCAGAGTGATGGGCATGCGCCACTACGACGTGCAGTTTGTAGGTGCTGTAACCCTGCATGAAGGCCGCATAGCTGAAATGAAGACCGGTGAGGGTAAAACCCTGATGTCCACCGCGTCGGCTTATTTGAACGCTTTGTCTGGTAAAGGCGTCCACGTGATCACTGTGAACGATTATCTAGCCCGCCGCGATGCGGACTGGATGGGCAAGCTGTATAACTTTGTGGGTCTGCAAGTGGGCGTTGTAAACGCCGGCCAGCCGAGCGAAGAAAAGCGCGCGGCTTATCAGGCTGATATCACCTACGGCACCAACAACGAATTCGGTTTTGACTATCTGCGCGACAACATGGCGTTCAGTACCGCAGACAAAGTTCAGCGTGGTCTTCATTTCGCTATTGTTGACGAAGTCGACTCCATTCTGATCGACGAAGCCCGTACACCGCTGATTATCTCGGGCGCCGCCGAAGACAGCTCGAAGATGTATCAGGCGATTAACATTCTGATTCCGAGTCTGGACAAAGGCGAAGTGCCAGAGGAAGGCGATCCTACCGGCGATTTCACTATTGACGAAAAAACCCGTCAAGTAGAACTGACCGAGCGCGGCCACG comes from the Marinobacter psychrophilus genome and includes:
- a CDS encoding DciA family protein is translated as MKPKNEQKMTFDPFSGPAGLRKLVARAEQHRLAEQTLLAELPPSLQSGTRFVSCREGELVLAADSGPKASQIRFRQHDIMAAARNLELFRFVWKLKVKVVPPRFQDKAMAKKLPLSKENAQLLKEEAGNTNDKALREILEKLASHVRD
- a CDS encoding M23 family metallopeptidase; this translates as MTTNTASDSLPPPVIILNRRLLLALLIFALVLTAIASWAGYTLAVAKIGVETPVSAELVVRWQVRLQEQKAALTQVETDVQHQVDVMTLRLGAMQGRLLRLDVLGQRFVESGLVNNEEFDFSAPAPVGGPKVLLPPESYSVPSLSEMIERLERRLDNREQQLRLLDKLAWRQKLDDERFVEGRPIIWGWLSSEYGYRTDPFSGKRTWHGGVDLAGKDGSDIVAVAAGVVTWAGKRHGYGNLVEIAHGDGLVTRYAHAKAVSVKIGDLVQKAQVVALMGSTGRSTGPHVHFEVLKHGRTTDPVKYMARASH